Within the Arachis duranensis cultivar V14167 chromosome 10, aradu.V14167.gnm2.J7QH, whole genome shotgun sequence genome, the region gtgtattttttggtttaattttctgtttattgGAATTTTGATCAGTTACCATGCAAGCATCAAGTTTTGCCTTTAAAGGAACCAGTGCCACTATAAGGGTTCAAAAGCAGAATTCTTTGGTGGATTTTGGAAGCTTGAGAAATGGGAGTGGTGTGAGATTTAGAAGAGTATGCATGCctaatagtagtaattgctTTGGCTTAAGGCTTGGTTCTGTTACTGTGGAAACTCACCTGGATAGAGCTTCACTTGGTTTTAATCACATGCTTGGGTATCCTGCTAAGACTAGATCACTCAGGGTTCATGCTTCTGGTTTGTATGCTGTTTCTAGTGGCTTTAATTTGTTGGATTTATTgattattgtgatttttttattaactacaTTTACCAAAGATTTGAAATATGATTGAGTCATGTATGGAGGAGCCATGATTTATTTGCTCGATGCCTGCTTTCATGGTGAGATTGTTTGTTTAtcattttattgttgttttgtATTGAACATTTGAACTGCAATGTTGTTCTCTGATAATTCTCTGCTTATCTCTGTGTACATGTTATCCGTgttactctctctctctgtctctctctctgtctctctgtctctctgtctctctgtgtgtgtgtgtgtgggaATGAAATTCTTTTGATAAGTGGTAGGGGGTCATAATGTATGAAGTAAAGCATTGATTTGTTAAATAGGTGGTGAATTTCAATGTGGTTGTAAATTTTTATAGCTAGACAAGTCTATACTCTTTTTTTGGTTAAGGCTGGATACAGGTTATGTGTGTGTGGCTGTAGAGTTTCCTTGTCAAGATCTTGGATGACCTCTTAATGAGGTTGTGGCGTAGGAGATGGAGTGGGAGATAGGTGATGTTAAATTGGGATGGGCACCATTTTTGAGGCTTGAAATCTGCCATGATTTTTGCATGTCTCAGACACGTATCAACTGGTCTGTTAGGAACATTGGTTTTGaagaattaattttcttttgaaaaatataggTTTTGAAAGTGTATATTATAGTATCCATTCATCCTTATTATTGTTTTTAGCTCTTGGTGGCTCTCAAAGTCCTGGTGTCATCTCATGATTCATGAATGTGTATCATTTGAATATGCTTACATTGCCCAATGTGCAGTTGCATAGGCATTAATTTATTGAGTTAATTCTGAAAACACTCCTTTTAGTGTTGGAAGTTTCTTTTACATGTCTAATATTTTCAAAGTNNNNNNNNNNNNNNNNNNNNNNNNNNNNNNNNNNNNNNNNTAATATGCTCATAATAGTAAGTAAAATTGAGTTGCAGATGGAGGTGTCGAGGATGTTGTCCCCACCGTTCCTCAGGGGAAATCTTCTGGAACTGTTCTGCCCTATGTTGGTGTTGCTTGCCTCGGAGCCATTTTATTTGGTTATCATCTTGGGTATGGATTGCCTCTTTACAGTATCTGTTTATGTTTATAACCATCTAAGTTATGTCAACAATGTTGTGCCTGCAACACATTGTTGGATTCTATTGTTATATCACTGTTTTTCATTAGATAGTATCTTTATGTTGCAAACTTCTAACAATGCCTTGTTTGGGTAGGGTGGTGAATGGTGCTCTAGAATACATGGCAAAGGATCTTGGAATAGTTGAAAATACTGTTTTACAAGGTACATTTTAgttctttttatatatagttttaaactACTTTGAAATGTTTATTTTATGAGCAATGAAAAGGGAGTGGATATTGCAACTAACAGTGTCACTCCCAATTTGGGAGATACTACCCTCAATGCAAAGTACATCTATACCTAAAACTTATCAAATTGGAGTGACATTATCAATTTGGGAGTGGTTTTATCCACTCCCCAATGAAAACTGTACATTTCTATGAAAATACCATATATTTAcataaaagaaaggagaatAGTTTCTCCTATTTTTTAACTCTgctcttatatttttatgttagtgTGTGTAGCCATCAAAGTTCTCATATTACTTTCTGTCCATGTTATGACCCTGTTATACAAACAAAATGAAAGGGTGCAGAAACATAAGTAAAAAAcggtttattatttttgttagcatGTGAATTTGTATGCCTCATGTTTTCATCTTTTGGTTATAAAGTATATTAGCTTTGCTTGTATTATTGTATAGTCCCGATAGTagttttctcttgattttcaTGGGTGGAAAATCCTTGAGCAGGTTGGATTGTCAGCACTCTCCTAGCTGGTGCAACTGTTGGTTCCTTTACCGGTGGAACATTGGCTGACAAATTTGGTAGAACTAGGACTTTTCAGTTAGATGCAATCCCACTAGCAATTGGAGCATTTCTTTGGTATGTTAATTGTTCTTTAGGACAAGGTTTTATCTTTTGTATAATGTGCTATGTATCTGATGTTTTGAGCTATGCTATACTTACAGTGCTACAGCCCAAAGTGTTCAGACAATGATCATTGGTCGGTTGCTTGCTGGTATTGGAATTGGGGTCACATCTGCTATTGTACCACTATACATATCTGAGGTTGTGACCTTTGAAATTACTCTTACATTTGTCAACATTTTTAAATGTTTATGTATTTATGTGagccttgtgacaatgtttacatatatatatatatataatgggcAGATTTCACCAACAGAAATTCGTGGAGCTCTTGGATCTGTTAATCAACTTTTTATTTGTATTGGGATTCTTCTGGCTCTGGTGGCTGGGTTACCTCTGGCAGGAAACCCTATATGGTATTGAGTTGTTTCATCATAaagctttttatttatttgggaATTTTTCACCACTACCATTGTGAGCTGTTTATTTCTCCTGATGAATCATATCATTCAGATGCTGTAGCATGTATGTTGGAGATGCAAATTAATGTATTCAGTGTAAATAACTTTGGAAGCAAAATTCTTAgttctattattttcttctattcAGTGTGACGACTGGGAAAACTTGTGCCTTTTTTTGAATTGAGAAACAAATAGATTAACAAGACCATCTTTCCTTTGTGATTTTCCTACTgttcttttccttttcaaaGAGAAATCTTCGAGGATGTTttcaatttcttattttcaactTGAGTTAATAGACAAACTTTGATTCCAGGTGGAGGACTATGTTTGGCATTGCAATTGTTCCATCAGTTCTGTTAGCACTTGGAATGGCAATTTCTCCGGAGAGTCCCCGATGGCTTTTTCAGGTTGTCCTGCAATTAAGTGTTATCTTATGTCGTGGCCTCGTGGGAGTAATAAGTTTATCTGACAAATTgccattgaaaaaaaaacagaagCTGCTGCTTTTGGATCTATCAATGAGTTTTGTCAAGTATTCTACTCGTGAACCTTCCATATAGTTGTTTTAAATATACTAAAGACATTATCAATTGCTTTTTACTATAAAACTGGGTTGGAAAagtaagaattttgatacttgtgtttggtaattttaattcatcagAACATGAATATTTTACTCTTTATGATATTTGTTAGTTAAGATTTGATGCAATGAATTTTATGGTAGTTTTTTGAGAAAATtccatttattattttacagCAAGGAAAAATAGCTGAAGCTGAAAAGGCTATCAAAACACTATATGGGAAAGAAAGAGTTGCTGCAGTTATGCGTGACTTAACAGCAGCAACTCAAGGTTCTTCTGAACCTGAAGCAGGGTGGTTTGATCTGTTTAGTAGCAGATATTGGAAAGGTACCAAAAAGCTTATGTTGATGACTAATCTAGTTTTAATAACcccattaaaaaaattctttcaatGTCATATAAAGAATTGCTATTATATCATCCCTACTTCAGTTAATTTTATCTGCTTGTTATCATTTGTGCTAAGCTTCATCATTTGAAGGCTTTGTCAAAAATATTCCTTATTTCAAGGGGGTCCATCTAGTCCTATATACATAAACATAATTATTGTGATTTGTGATAATTTTATCTTGAATATGTTTTTTGAAAGCCAATTCTCTTGTTTCGATATAAACCCATAGCATTGTCAGATTTTATAACCCAAGAGACTACCTTTAATGTTCTGACTTCACTGAGGCATGCCCGTTGTACGTAAAATATTTGTGTGAAGTGTGAACTGTGAAGTGTTATATCTTAGTGATAATCATCCAACAGTTTATGTTTTTTCTTTCACTGCTGAATTTCCTTTGGTTTACTCTGGAGTCTGGTGTTGATGAATGCTTTCTTACATAAAATGGTGTTGTAATTCCCTAAAATGTCTTATCTCAGTTGTGAGCGTTGGGGCCGCACTTTTCTTGTTCCAGCAGATGGCTGGAATAAATGCTGTCGTCTATTATTCAACTTCTGTGTTTCGCAGTGCCGGAATCGCTTCTGATGTTGCAGCAAGTGCCCTAGTTGGTGCATCAAATGTTTTTggttagtatttttaatattagttaGCTTTGTGCAATATGCATGGCATGATACTTTTTATGATTgatgtttattttgttgcaGGAACTGCTATTGCTTCCTCCTTGATGGACAAACAAGGAAGGAAAAGTCTCCTTATCACAAGTTTTACTGGGATGGTACTAGTTATTTTCTGCATGCATCCAGACCTAaagcataaaaacataatatattAACTATAGATTGGTGATATGCTGGAATATCacaagcttgaatgtaaaaTGTGATTTTCGTGGCCCTAATGCTCTCTGGCTAAACTTTCTTGGGTTAAAagacatttcttgcacttttattGTGTGTGACAATAGGGCTTATATACTTTACCCTTTAAATTACCATGATTAGTTAAAACCCATCTCCTTTTGGCTTTCAACTCAGCCATGATATCCCAAAGGCATGCATGCCAAATTATGGATGTAAGTAGCACTGGGTACATCAGTGTTTCCATAGTACTTTAAATTATCTGAATgctaattttcctttttctatATATGAATAGTTTTTACCTAGTCTTCGTCTACGTTAACATGCCGATACTATTGGGTTTAAACCATAGGTATCCTCCTATTGGAGGCAATCCTATTTGAGCATTTGGTATCCCATAGGGGGAATGGTTCTCCcagcaccaatttttttatacCCAAGAGCACTGGTTAAGGGGAAGGTGTATCTTCTATTCCAATTAACCATGTGTCCGTTACTACTGGCTTTACTAATTAACCAATTTTTCTTTCTCACAGGCTGCTTCTATGTTGCTTCTTTCCCTGTCTTTTACTTGGAAGGTCCTTGCGCCATACTCAGGCACACTTGCAGTCCTTGGGACTGTTCTGTAAGTCATTTGAACATCTGAAAGATTTAAACCTCAATTAACATATGGCTATGTCCTATTGTTCTCTCTATAATTTAGTCTTTCCATTTCTGTTGACTCTGCGATCTACGAATTTAACCAGCTATGTCCTATCCTTCTCCCTTGGTGCTGGTCCTGTGCCTGCCTTGCTTCTACCAGAGATATTTGCTTCTAGAATCAGAGCCAAAGCAGTTTCTTTGTCATTAGGCACACACTGGGTGAGTGATTTTGCATAGCAGTCTAAACTCTAATGTTTTACGCGTAACTCCTGTATACATCTTGCTATCATTTTATGTCTGTACATATTCATATTGATTTGCCTGATACTATAATTGAAGAAACTTACTTAGGAAATAGGTTGATTATTCTACCtcaaaaattttggatctaTTTCTTTCTATGTGATACCCTGATTGGTATGACTTATTTTGCATTTTTATTGTTGTACAGCCTTT harbors:
- the LOC107471473 gene encoding plastidic glucose transporter 4 — encoded protein: MQASSFAFKGTSATIRVQKQNSLVDFGSLRNGSGVRFRRVCMPNSSNCFGLRLGSVTVETHLDRASLGFNHMLGYPAKTRSLRVHASDGGVEDVVPTVPQGKSSGTVLPYVGVACLGAILFGYHLGVVNGALEYMAKDLGIVENTVLQGWIVSTLLAGATVGSFTGGTLADKFGRTRTFQLDAIPLAIGAFLCATAQSVQTMIIGRLLAGIGIGVTSAIVPLYISEISPTEIRGALGSVNQLFICIGILLALVAGLPLAGNPIWWRTMFGIAIVPSVLLALGMAISPESPRWLFQQGKIAEAEKAIKTLYGKERVAAVMRDLTAATQGSSEPEAGWFDLFSSRYWKVVSVGAALFLFQQMAGINAVVYYSTSVFRSAGIASDVAASALVGASNVFGTAIASSLMDKQGRKSLLITSFTGMAASMLLLSLSFTWKVLAPYSGTLAVLGTVLYVLSFSLGAGPVPALLLPEIFASRIRAKAVSLSLGTHWISNFVIGLYFLSVVNKFGISSVYLGFSGVCILAVLYIAGNVVETKGRSLEEIERALSPTN